The Plasmodium knowlesi strain H genome assembly, chromosome: 14 genome has a segment encoding these proteins:
- a CDS encoding 4-nitrophenylphosphatase, putative: MSLIRPEKRQSEYESFMKEWQIEKSVDAKEFVDNCQVFFFDCDGVLWRGNEVIQGAVEVINKLIKEKKQIYFITNNSTKSRITLLEKFHKLGFGLIKKENIICTSYAIAKYFMEKEEYTSGKKKIYVIGEKGICEELDCSNLLWLGSYKDNEKKVVIKDDLEITVDKNIGAVVVAIDFNINYYKIQYAHLCINELDAEFIVSNKDATANFTCKQKWAGTGSIVASVEAVSLKKPTVLGKPNLFMIENVLKDLNVDPAKVVMVGDRLDTDISFAKNCNIKSVLVSSGVTDANIYLNHNHSNIVPDFFMKSIAEFL, from the coding sequence ATGTCACTGATACGCCCGGAGAAACGACAAAGCGAATATGAAAGTTTCATGAAGGAGTGGCAAATAGAAAAGTCGGTGGACGCAAAGGAATTTGTGGACAATTGCcaagttttctttttcgattGCGATGGAGTTCTATGGAGAGGAAATGAAGTTATACAAGGAGCAGTGGAAGTTATaaacaaattaataaaagaaaagaagcaaatttattttataacgAATAATTCTACAAAATCGAGGATTACACTGTTGGAGAAATTTCACAAGTTAGGTTTCGGtcttattaaaaaagaaaatattatttgtaCTTCCTATGCAATTGCTAAATATtttatggaaaaagaagaatacacgagtggcaaaaaaaaaatttatgttaTTGGAGAAAAAGGCATTTGTGAGGAACTCGATTGTTCTAATCTTCTTTGGTTGGGTAGCTACAAGGataatgaaaagaaagtagTAATAAAGGATGATTTAGAAATAACTGTGGATAAAAACATTGGAGCTGTTGTAGTTGCCATCGACTTTAACATTAATTATTACAAAATCCAGTACGCACATCTTTGCATAAATGAATTGGACGCTGAGTTTATTGTTTCCAATAAAGACGCAACTGCTAACTTTACTTGCAAACAAAAATGGGCTGGAACGGGTTCTATCGTTGCTAGTGTTGAAGCTGTTTCTCTAAAGAAGCCAACGGTTCTTGGCAAGCCCAATTTATTCATGATAGAAAATGTCCTTAAAGATCTAAATGTTGACCCTGCCAAAGTTGTTATGGTAGGAGATAGACTCGACACAGATATAAGCTTTGCTAAAAATTGCAACATCAAGTCTGTTCTCGTTTCCTCAGGTGTTACAGATGCCAATATTTATCTAAACCATAACCATTCAAATATTGTCCCTGACTTTTTTATGAAATCGATAGCGGAATTTTTATAA
- a CDS encoding C-Myc-binding protein, putative produces MNVNMNVKMNAGEKEFITYLEEHGVIDQISRALLQLFQEKEKPKDAIKFISDHLQNVDADVPLEDLKRENSFLREENQRLTRKFEELNDTLNKLLSSGGGEVSAK; encoded by the exons ATGAATGTAAATAtgaatgtaaaaatgaatgcgggtgaaaaagaatttatcACCTACTTAGAGGAGCACGGTGTGATAGATCAAATAAGCCGCGCCCTCCTGCAACTGTTccaagagaaggaaaagccaAAGGATGCAATAAAATTTATATCCGACCACTTGCAGAACGTGGACGCGG ATGTGCCGCTGGAAGATCTGAAGAGGGAGAATTCATTCCTGCGAGAGGAAAATCAAAGGCTAACAAGGAAGTTCGAAGAACTAAATGATACCTTAAATAAATTGCTTAGCAGCGGAGGGGGGGAAGTGAGCGCGAAATAA
- a CDS encoding calcium/calmodulin-dependent protein kinase, putative yields the protein MPLKRTPFSFISDIITNIKNGNNNDEVTIVNRQNSYEHIKEFIISELGNFKIIKVLLRGLSSTVCLCEWIIDCRKTVALKNYVKYINHDILSWNIRIEESNETDTGNSSSETEGTVNICPCCEREVHGLVYMEKEEQNGKDKLRKCKNHGIDDWEEEKEWEEEFPLEFISRQRQNDNVDDHTKGEECNQKHYWQDIKDETSEHKKLHLVLKVKHKELYYKLRDIEELREEIEIHKKLKHCNILQMILSAEDENDIWVLLEYSSIGDLYSYVGFKILDETEVKIIVSQILFALYYLHIKGIIHCDIKPQNLLLFHLEESFLFESDFLSDPELSRTVKGKKLNIKKLLNSINENIAKHPNDKTFRSIVKIGDFGLSVRCPFDEFYPYRGIRGSYGFIAPELFQESNFNNKVDMWALGIIIYILLGGYRPFYPCSRFEEKVTFHERYWFNISSEAKNFIQSLLQINPSKRLNVIEAIDHPWINSYFIST from the exons ATGCCTTTGAAAAGAACGCCATTCTCATTCATTTCTGATATAATtacaaacataaaaaatggaaataacaaCGACGAAGTGACGATTGTGAACAGACAAAATTCCTATGAGCATATAAAGGAATTTATCATAAGCGAGTTAGGTaactttaaaataattaaggTCTTATTGAGGGGACTTTCCAGCACTGTGTGTTTGTGTGAATGGATAATTGACTGCAGAAAGACAGTCGCtttgaaaaattatgttAAGTATATAAATCATGATATTCTAAGTTGGAACATAAGAATTGAAGAATCTAATGAGACAGACACAGGAAATAGTAGCTCTGAAACGGAAGGAACGGTCAACATTTGCCCGTGCTGCGAAAGGGAAGTACATGGCCTGGTGtatatggaaaaagaagaacaaaatggaaaggacaaattaaGGAAGTGCAAAAATCATGGTATAGACGAttgggaagaagagaaggaatgggaGGAAGAATTCCCTCTCGAGTTTATCAGCCGACAAAGACAAAATGACAACGTGGATGATCATACCAAGGGAGAAGAATGTAATCAGAAACACTACTGGCAAGACATTAAAGATGAGACGAGTGAACATAAAAAGCTACATTTAGTATTAAAGGTAAAGCACAAAGAATTGTATTACAAACTCAGAGACATAGAAGAATtaagagaagaaatagaaatacataaaaaattgaaacattgtaatattttacaaatgATATTGAGTGCAGAAGATGAAAACGACATTTGGGTTCTTCTAGAATATTCGTCCATTGGAGATTTATACTCCTATGTAGGTTTTAAAATCCTGGACGAAACGGAGGTGAAAATAATTGTCAGCCAAATTCTGTTTGCTCTTTATTATCTTCACATTAAAGGAATCATACATTGTGATATAAAGCCACAGAATCTGCTACTCTTCCATCtggaggagtctttcctttttgagtCGGATTTTCTATCCGACCCGGAATTGTCACGTACtgttaaggggaaaaaattgaatattaaaaaattgcttaaTTCGATTAATGAAAATATCGCCAAACATCCGAATGACAAGACTTTTAGGAGCATCGTGAAAATTGGCGACTTCGGCTTATCCGTCAGGTGTCCCTTTGATGAATTCTACCCATATCGCGGGATTCGGGGCAGCTATGGGTTCATCGCCCCCGAGTTGTTCCAA GAGTCCAACTTTAACAACAAAGTTGACATGTGGGCATTGGGCATAATAATCTACATCCTTTTAGGAGGCTATAGACCCTTTTACCCCTGTTCTAGGTTTGAG GAAAAGGTAACATTCCACGAACGATACTGGTTTAATATATCCTCGGAGGCAAAGAACTTTATTCAGTCTCTCCTCCAGATTAACCCGTCCAAACGTCTGAACGTTATTGAAGCTATCGACCACCCCTG GATAAACAGCTACTTTATCAGCACGTGA
- a CDS encoding secreted ookinete protein, putative — MYKRTLFVLSFALVNFIGAESKNVVSSFLSYLNSKINSTSEISKVVQMGDTMACLVSKENNSARNECSCSFKKVKEFEKKCSSNLKKNQEDAKNCSEEPCEICCSLMNSNRVANSILDYEFFCKKKCARSSIISNLNEDDYKIVFKKLIEFIRIFYPSNVLNYYPIRKRASANYTNKPLDAKNQAIMDDLSEEPRAINRGHVEDIATSLRGEESEEFFSPYDES, encoded by the exons atgtataaaagAACCCTCTTTGTGCTAAGCTTCGCACTTGTGAACTTCATTGGTGCGGAGAGTAAAAATGTCGTATCTTCGTTTTTGTCCTACTTGAActcaaaaataaattcgaCAAGCGAAATATCGAAAGTGGTCCAAATGGGCGACACGATGGCGTGTCTAGTtagtaaagaaaataatagcGCGCGTAACGAATGCTCTTGTTCctttaaaaaagtgaaagaatttgaaaaaaaatgttcttccaatttaaaaaaaaatcaagaaGACGCTAAAAACTGTTCTGAAGAACCTTGTGAAATTTGTTGTAGTTTAATGAATTCAAACCGTGTAGCAAATTCTATCCTGGActatgaatttttttgcaaaaaaaaatgtgcacgaTCGAGCATTATTTCAAATTTGAATGAAGATGATTACAAAatagtttttaaaaagttaattGAATTTATTCGTATTTTTTATCCGTCCAATGTGCTTAATTATTACCCCATTCGGAAAAGGGCCTCCGCGAATTACACGAATAAGCCACTGGACGCAA AAAATCAAGCGATAATGGACGATCTAAGTGAAGAGCCCCGCGCG ATAAATCGCGGACATGTAGAAGATATTGCAACGTCGCTAAGGGGAGAAGAGTCAGAagagtttttttctccttatgaTGAAagctag
- a CDS encoding ATP synthase subunit epsilon, mitochondrial, putative, translating into MWKAANVSYTRYASEMADILRKCLKDPYSDIALERSRMHLRETIYKDGKPISQELHEEFQKAFKSLGNSKE; encoded by the exons ATGTGGAAAGCGGCGAACGTTTCTTACACAAGATACGCATCTGAAATGGCGGACATCTTGAGGAA GTGTTTGAAAGACCCATATTCTGACATAGCCTTGGAAAGAAGTAGGATGCATCTGCGAGAGACAATATACAAAGACGGAAAACCAATCAGTCAAG AGCTACATGAAGAATTTCAGAAGGCTTTCAAAAGTTTGGGAAATAGTAAGGAATga
- a CDS encoding GTP-binding translation elongation factor tu family protein, putative has translation MNNLLKKHNRCVAQRVVTQCIGTSAKGVINLQRNTAPLDGFPRGRKMENCFSTMSFYDNSTLYKAKSKLRQKGSPEKIHTPILNRNGNSHFFSTNKKIKIINPQKIRNVAIIAHVDHGKTTLVDKLLKQGGEETKNERVMDHNDLEKERGITIMSKVTRIKYDDYFFNIVDTPGHSDFGGEVERVLNLIDGVCLIIDVVEGPKNQTKFVLKKSLLNPKCKIIVIMNKFDKPSNIKSKEEIENEIFDLFADLNAPDELMNYPILYASAKNGWCTDNFEDAKQNKCEHNNVLAIFKKIIEYFDSPMMLPSGSEDVSSVDSKMGSQNSFITGDDANGITTAVGESVGKNNKKDDAMVEGKDVEAKITSEPFCMLVSLIDHQEGVGVTVTGKIYGGVIKKGDTIIVKNEENKVKGTCVIKNIFYMKGRKIENANFASAGDIVNISFSKGVTPSVNDTLSSEESVSSLKVRPIDPPVLCLKISQNTSPLTGKDGKHITLSSIGNRLKKEAAINVAIEISESEKKDSYEVKGRGELQLGILIEKLRREGYEMTISSPNVIYTKDEKGNLLEPVEEFHITIPSTISSNVIEKLNGRKAEIVDIINDDNDNTFIKCICPSRNFFGMRSYLRDVSKGTSIINSELKEYKKKQASYKSDRNGVIISSSNGTTTAFSLDPIQLKGNLFVSENYPTYEGMIIGEHFLSNDIEMNAVKVKPVQHLRNKGHEETIRINHKNVTIEYALSFIQDDEEIEVTPKRIVMRKKILNTEQRKTANRKAKSG, from the coding sequence atgaataaccTTCTGAAAAAGCACAACAGGTGTGTTGCGCAGAGGGTGGTGACACAATGCATCGGAACGAGCGCAAAGGGGGTAATCAATCTGCAGAGGAATACCGCCCCCCTTGACGGGTTTCctaggggaaggaaaatggagaactGCTTTTCCACAATGTCATTCTACGATAATAGTACTTTATataaagcaaaaagcaaattACGCCAAAAAGGTAGCCCCGAAAAGATACACACTCCAATACTAAACCGTAATGGCAATTCTCATTTCTTTtcaacaaataaaaaaattaaaattatcaacccacaaaaaataagaaatgtGGCAATCATTGCGCATGTGGATCATGGAAAGACAACCCTGGTGGATAAGCTACTAAAacaagggggagaagaaacgaaaaatgaaagagtaATGGATCATAATGatttagaaaaagaaagaggcaTTACTATCATGTCGAAAGTTACAAGAATAAAATAtgatgattatttttttaacattgtTGATACGCCAGGTCATTCAGATTTTGGTGGAGAAGTTGAACGTGTACTAAATCTCATTGATGGCGTGTGCTTGATTATTGATGTAGTTGAAGGACCAAAAAACCAAACcaaatttgttttaaaaaaatccctCCTAAATCCAAAGTGTAAAATTATTGTTATTATGAATAAGTTTGATAAACCTAGTAatataaaaagtaaagaagaaatagaaaatgaaatatttgATCTTTTTGCCGATTTAAATGCCCCAGATGAGTTGATGAATTACCCCATTCTCTATGCTTCTGCGAAGAATGGGTGGTGCACCGACAACTTCGAGGATGCCAAACAGAATAAATGTGAACATAATAACGTCCTAGccatatttaaaaaaattatagaaTATTTTGATTCCCCCATGATGTTGCCCTCGGGTAGTGAAGATGTCTCAAGTGTTGACTCAAAGATGGGTTCTCAAAATAGTTTCATCACAGGGGATGATGCAAATGGTATAACTACCGCAGTTGGGGAGTcggtgggaaaaaataataaaaaggatgatGCCATGGTGGAGGGGAAAGATGTGGAAGCGAAAATTACGAGCGAACCGTTCTGCATGCTAGTGAGCCTTATAGACCACCAAGAAGGGGTAGGAGTGACAGTGACGGGAAAAATATACGGAGGGGTTATCAAAAAAGGAGACACGATTATTGtgaagaatgaagaaaataaagtaaaaggAACGTGTGTAATTAAAAACATATTCTAcatgaaaggaagaaaaatagaaaatgcTAATTTCGCTAGTGCAGGAGATATTgtaaatatttccttttcgaagGGAGTTACCCCATCAGTTAACGATACTTTGTCTTCGGAAGAATCTGTATCAAGTTTAAAGGTGAGACCAATTGATCCACCTGTTCTGTGCTTaaaaatttcacaaaataCAAGTCCCTTAACAGGAAAGGATGGAAAGCATATAACTCTGTCTTCCATTGGTAACAgactaaaaaaagaagcagccATAAATGTGGCTATCGAAATTAGcgaatcagaaaaaaaagatagcTATGAGGTGAAGGGAAGAGGAGAATTACAATTAGGTATTCTGATAGAAAAGTTGAGAAGAGAAGGATATGAAATGACCATATCATCCCCAAATGTTATTTACacaaaagatgaaaaaggaaatttactAGAACCAGTTGAAGAATTTCACATTACCATACCGTCTACAATTAGTTCGAATGTtattgaaaaattaaatggaAGGAAGGCAGAAATTGTAGATATTATAAATGACGATAATGACAATACCTTTATCAAGTGTATTTGTCCATcgagaaatttttttgggaTGAGATCATACCTTCGTGATGTTAGCAAAGGGACGTCTATAATAAACTCAGAATTgaaggaatataaaaaaaaacaagctTCCTACAAAAGTGACAGAAATGGGGTTATCATATCCTCGTCCAATGGAACAACCACTGCCTTTTCGCTAGATCCAATTCAGTTAAAGGGAAATTTATTTGTTAGTGAAAATTACCCTACTTATGAAGGCATGATCATCGGTGAGCACTTCCTAAGCAATGATATTGAAATGAATGCAGTAAAAGTTAAGCCTGTACAACACCTAAGGAATAAGGGCCACGAAGAAACCATAAGGATAAATCACAAAAATGTTACCATTGAATACgccctttccttcattcaagacgatgaagaaatagaagtTACTCCAAAGAGAATCGTCATGCGGAAAAAAATCTTAAACACCGAGCAGAGAAAAACAGCAAATAGAAAGGCCAAAAGTGGTTAA